A part of Paenarthrobacter sp. A20 genomic DNA contains:
- a CDS encoding ABC transporter substrate-binding protein encodes MTRFTRRQLLGAGLGTAAMGLLAGCATPGTQSVNAAPTIPAAGGPVRLTYWAWLKDFQNVADIWNAANPNIQVDVVWIPGGNAGGYQKLYSALAAGGGPDLAQVELRSIPEFMLVNGLVDLSRYGADQHAHLYDPTLWKQVSYTGGIYGIPQDSGPMGMFYQPAIMDKVGASTPETWDEWASVATELRAVDTYLDCFPISDASPFASFAAQAGAAWFRPEEDGWVINMTDDATLNTARFFDKAIDDDLVTTAYGAFSPGWFAAAGKGGIASTITGSWGDALVQGVSGSEGKWRVAPMPTWGGTGFGSTYLGGSTAAVLANSKHPKEALEFAVWLTTSKEGIDAEIKNSGIGWSPNPDFIGSDRQQPSAFFGAQRYNEEVFVPATQQQNPDWSWWPVTQQSFNILSDGFRKKAFGTSLVDSIAASEQQIITVFKNKGLTIRKETA; translated from the coding sequence ATGACCCGTTTCACGCGAAGACAACTCCTGGGCGCAGGCCTGGGTACAGCAGCCATGGGCCTGCTGGCCGGGTGCGCTACTCCAGGAACCCAGTCCGTCAACGCTGCCCCAACCATCCCCGCTGCCGGCGGGCCTGTGCGGCTCACCTACTGGGCTTGGCTCAAGGATTTCCAGAACGTTGCCGACATCTGGAATGCCGCCAACCCGAACATCCAGGTGGACGTGGTGTGGATTCCAGGCGGCAATGCCGGCGGATACCAGAAGCTCTACTCGGCCCTCGCTGCAGGCGGCGGACCGGACCTCGCCCAGGTTGAACTACGCTCCATTCCCGAGTTCATGCTGGTCAACGGGCTGGTGGATCTCTCCCGCTACGGTGCCGACCAGCACGCGCACCTTTACGACCCCACGCTGTGGAAGCAAGTCAGCTACACGGGCGGAATCTACGGCATCCCCCAGGACTCCGGGCCAATGGGCATGTTCTACCAGCCCGCCATCATGGACAAAGTGGGCGCAAGCACCCCGGAAACCTGGGATGAATGGGCCAGCGTTGCCACGGAGCTAAGGGCGGTTGACACCTATCTGGACTGCTTCCCCATCAGCGATGCCTCGCCGTTCGCTTCGTTTGCCGCACAGGCCGGGGCCGCCTGGTTCCGTCCCGAAGAGGACGGCTGGGTCATCAACATGACCGACGACGCCACGCTGAACACCGCGCGTTTCTTCGACAAAGCGATCGACGACGACCTCGTCACCACCGCGTATGGCGCCTTTTCGCCGGGCTGGTTCGCTGCGGCAGGCAAGGGCGGCATTGCCTCGACCATTACCGGAAGCTGGGGCGATGCCCTGGTTCAGGGCGTCAGCGGCTCCGAGGGAAAATGGCGGGTTGCGCCCATGCCCACGTGGGGCGGTACCGGGTTCGGTTCCACCTACCTTGGCGGTTCCACGGCTGCTGTCCTCGCCAACAGCAAGCACCCCAAGGAAGCCCTCGAGTTTGCCGTGTGGCTGACCACATCCAAGGAGGGAATCGACGCCGAGATCAAGAACAGCGGCATCGGCTGGTCCCCCAATCCCGACTTCATCGGATCGGACCGCCAACAACCGTCGGCGTTCTTCGGCGCTCAGCGCTACAACGAGGAAGTCTTCGTCCCTGCCACTCAGCAGCAGAACCCTGACTGGTCCTGGTGGCCGGTGACGCAGCAGTCCTTCAACATCCTCAGCGACGGTTTCCGCAAGAAGGCGTTTGGGACCTCGTTGGTGGATTCCATAGCCGCCTCGGAACAGCAGATCATCACCGTTTTCAAGAACAAGGGCCTCACCATCCGGAAGGAAACGGCATGA
- a CDS encoding TetR/AcrR family transcriptional regulator, with amino-acid sequence MTTKDVGRAARRGPYAKSEERRRTILDAAHAVFAARGYRGGSLQDVADRVGLSQTSLLHYFPSKSDLLMAVLKRRDEITGGSFPDDMEEGLVDSVIRTALFNEDIPGVIELYTVLCAESVTDGHPGREYFTERYQRLRRSYGRRFAELAAEGRLRPGVDPDEASMSLVALWDGLQTQWLLAPDDVDVVKGLRGYFKLLVLPEA; translated from the coding sequence ATGACCACAAAGGACGTGGGCCGCGCAGCGAGGCGGGGCCCGTACGCGAAATCCGAGGAACGGCGTCGGACCATCCTCGACGCTGCCCATGCGGTGTTCGCTGCCCGTGGTTACCGCGGGGGATCCCTGCAGGATGTTGCCGATCGCGTAGGCCTGAGCCAGACAAGCCTGCTGCACTACTTCCCGTCCAAGAGCGACCTCCTCATGGCAGTCCTGAAGCGCCGCGATGAAATCACCGGCGGCTCATTCCCCGATGACATGGAGGAAGGCCTGGTGGACTCCGTGATCCGGACAGCGCTCTTCAACGAGGACATTCCGGGCGTCATCGAGCTGTACACGGTGCTCTGCGCCGAGTCCGTCACTGATGGCCACCCGGGTCGGGAGTACTTCACGGAGCGCTACCAACGCTTGCGGAGGAGCTACGGCCGCCGCTTCGCTGAACTGGCGGCCGAGGGCAGGCTCCGCCCCGGAGTTGATCCTGATGAAGCTTCCATGTCGTTGGTTGCCTTGTGGGACGGGCTCCAGACCCAGTGGTTGCTGGCTCCCGACGACGTGGATGTGGTCAAGGGCCTGCGCGGCTATTTCAAGCTCCTGGTCCTCCCCGAGGCCTGA
- a CDS encoding carbohydrate ABC transporter permease: MTTTRTAPTVQRPATAARSGKRTGAAGRAPWLLLAPFLGLFILTFLLPIVVAIMSSFTKVTRSGLFGEAGVTSEFAGFSNYAQALADGSFVASIGRMLLFGIVQVPVMIVLCTALALMLESASAKWPGFFRAAYFLPYGVPGVIATILWSFLYVPGLSPLFDAAKIVGLTPDFLGANSVLWSIANIVTWSYTGYNMLIIVAQLKAIPVELYEAAKVDGASTWRVARSIQLPLIRPALMLTTVFSIIGTLQLFAEAQVLKTVAPAIDSQYTPNLSAYTTAFAYNDYNVAAAQSVIIAVAAFALSFAFLALTNRKSS, translated from the coding sequence ATGACGACTACCCGCACTGCACCCACTGTGCAGCGTCCCGCTACAGCGGCCCGGAGTGGCAAACGTACGGGTGCTGCCGGACGCGCACCCTGGCTCCTGCTGGCACCGTTCCTGGGGCTCTTCATCCTCACGTTCCTGCTCCCAATTGTTGTGGCCATCATGTCCAGCTTCACCAAGGTGACGCGCAGCGGCCTGTTCGGCGAAGCCGGCGTGACCAGTGAGTTCGCCGGTTTCAGCAACTACGCCCAAGCATTGGCAGACGGCAGCTTCGTCGCCTCGATTGGCCGCATGCTGCTGTTCGGCATCGTCCAGGTGCCCGTCATGATTGTCCTATGCACCGCGTTGGCACTCATGCTGGAATCGGCCTCGGCAAAGTGGCCGGGTTTCTTCCGCGCCGCCTATTTCCTCCCGTACGGTGTGCCCGGCGTCATCGCCACCATCCTGTGGTCCTTCTTGTACGTGCCCGGACTCAGCCCACTGTTCGACGCAGCCAAGATCGTAGGCCTGACGCCCGATTTCCTGGGTGCCAACAGCGTGCTGTGGTCAATCGCCAACATCGTCACGTGGAGCTACACGGGCTACAACATGCTGATCATCGTGGCGCAGCTCAAAGCCATCCCGGTGGAACTCTACGAGGCCGCCAAGGTGGACGGGGCCTCCACGTGGCGCGTGGCCCGCAGCATCCAGCTCCCCCTGATCCGCCCGGCCCTCATGCTCACTACTGTCTTCTCCATCATTGGAACCCTCCAGCTCTTCGCCGAGGCCCAGGTCCTCAAGACTGTAGCCCCTGCCATCGACAGCCAATACACGCCGAACCTCAGCGCCTACACCACGGCCTTCGCCTATAACGACTACAACGTCGCAGCAGCCCAGTCGGTCATCATCGCCGTGGCCGCGTTCGCCCTGTCCTTCGCCTTCCTCGCACTGACGAACAGGAAGTCATCATGA
- a CDS encoding helix-turn-helix domain-containing protein — protein MPLRSDWSARTCSLARGLDVLGDPWGSLVLREIFFGNGRYDAIKKRLEVADNVLSKRLGWLLESGLLAQRPYQDGSRVRQEYILTPKGEDALPVLNAIIIWAEKHLDAPNEVSHMRVIHTDCGQATSSADTCTHCGTRLTAANTSWHSFKRSDHPLPLAIAPQNTRTIETEISA, from the coding sequence ATGCCTCTTCGTTCCGACTGGTCCGCCCGTACGTGCAGCCTTGCCCGCGGCCTCGACGTCCTTGGCGATCCCTGGGGGAGCCTGGTCCTGCGGGAAATCTTCTTCGGCAACGGCCGATACGATGCGATCAAAAAGCGCCTCGAGGTTGCGGACAACGTCCTCAGCAAGCGGCTGGGATGGTTGCTCGAGTCCGGCCTCCTGGCCCAGCGCCCCTACCAGGACGGCAGCCGCGTACGGCAGGAGTACATCCTCACGCCCAAAGGCGAGGACGCGTTGCCTGTCCTCAACGCCATCATTATCTGGGCCGAAAAGCACTTGGATGCACCCAACGAGGTGTCCCACATGAGGGTCATCCACACGGACTGCGGGCAGGCCACGTCCTCGGCAGACACCTGCACCCATTGCGGGACGCGGCTGACGGCCGCCAACACCAGTTGGCACAGCTTCAAACGCAGCGACCATCCACTGCCGTTGGCCATCGCGCCACAGAACACACGCACCATTGAAACGGAGATCTCCGCATGA
- a CDS encoding carbohydrate ABC transporter permease has product MTVTATKPTTAPVRSKPSSGPDRSAGRRRSSTIIVTALLVVVALYFLIPVYWVFVASTKSTADLFSTNGFWFAPTFSLWENIGRVVSYDNGIFGRWFLNSAIYAGVGALLATYFAAAGGYALAKYEFRGRNLVFGTILGGVLVPGTATALPLFLLFSQMGLANTYWSVLLPSLVSPFGLFLCRIYAQATVDTSLIEAARIDGAGELRIFHTIGLKVLTPALVTVFLFQLVGIWNNYFLPLVMLSDSELYPITLGLNNWLSQVDRLPEFYELTTGGVLLSIIPLSIAMVVLQRFWRGGLTEGAVK; this is encoded by the coding sequence ATGACCGTCACAGCCACGAAACCAACCACCGCACCGGTACGCAGCAAGCCTTCTTCCGGTCCGGACCGCTCAGCCGGACGACGACGGTCATCCACCATCATCGTCACCGCACTTTTGGTGGTGGTGGCCCTGTACTTCCTGATTCCCGTGTACTGGGTCTTCGTTGCCTCCACCAAGTCCACGGCGGATCTCTTCTCCACCAACGGCTTTTGGTTCGCGCCAACGTTCTCCTTGTGGGAAAACATCGGCCGGGTAGTCAGTTACGACAACGGCATCTTCGGCCGCTGGTTCCTGAACTCCGCGATCTATGCCGGCGTTGGTGCGCTCCTGGCCACGTATTTCGCTGCCGCTGGAGGCTACGCACTGGCCAAGTACGAATTCCGTGGCCGGAATCTGGTCTTCGGCACCATCCTGGGTGGCGTGCTGGTTCCCGGCACGGCCACGGCGTTGCCCCTCTTCCTGCTGTTCAGCCAGATGGGCCTGGCCAACACATACTGGAGCGTCCTGTTGCCATCGCTGGTCTCGCCGTTCGGCCTGTTCCTGTGCAGGATCTACGCGCAGGCCACCGTGGACACCTCGCTGATCGAGGCCGCCAGGATCGACGGCGCCGGCGAACTCCGTATCTTCCACACCATCGGGCTCAAAGTACTGACCCCGGCACTGGTGACCGTTTTCCTGTTCCAGCTGGTGGGTATTTGGAACAACTACTTCCTGCCGCTGGTCATGCTCTCCGACTCAGAGCTCTACCCCATCACCCTGGGGCTGAATAACTGGCTGAGCCAGGTTGACCGCTTGCCCGAATTCTATGAACTGACCACCGGTGGAGTGTTGCTCTCCATCATTCCGCTCAGCATCGCCATGGTTGTCCTGCAGCGCTTCTGGCGCGGCGGACTGACAGAAGGAGCCGTTAAATAA
- a CDS encoding MFS transporter, with translation MTAPDVTGTPPGTTGAPTGKRRRLHPAWIVAAVAFLALVGAAGFRAAPGVLMVPLQQEFGWSTTVLSLAVSINLVLFGLTAPFAAALMERFGIRKVTSLALCLIGLGSALTVFVNQSWQILLTWGLLIGLGTGSMALVFAATIANTWFAKSRGLVIGILTAGSAAGQLVFLPFIAALAQNPGWRGASLLIAAGALAVVPLVLRWLRNSPADVGVLPYGAEAPEVKAADAGSPATSAGKPDAAVASSAPKDSANAAIRAMQVLKRAAKVRTFWALAAGFAICGATTNGLIGTHFIPSAHDHGMPETTAAGLLAVVGIFDIVGTIASGWLTDRFNPKILLAVYYQFRGIGLLVLPLLLGSSVEPSMIIFVVVYGLDWVATVPPTAAICRSVFGADGSVVFGWVFAAHQLGAAAAALAAGFIRDATGHYNYAWLGAAAMCTVAAVISATIRKDAAKKEPVAVA, from the coding sequence ATGACCGCTCCCGACGTCACAGGGACACCGCCCGGAACAACCGGCGCTCCCACCGGCAAACGACGGCGACTGCATCCGGCCTGGATTGTCGCCGCGGTGGCGTTCCTTGCCCTCGTGGGAGCAGCCGGTTTCCGTGCAGCGCCCGGCGTGCTCATGGTCCCGCTGCAGCAGGAATTCGGCTGGTCCACCACGGTGTTGTCGCTTGCCGTCAGTATCAACCTGGTCCTCTTCGGCTTGACCGCACCCTTCGCGGCGGCCCTCATGGAGCGCTTCGGCATCCGCAAGGTCACCTCGCTCGCGTTGTGCCTCATCGGCCTGGGCTCGGCCCTCACTGTCTTCGTGAACCAGTCCTGGCAGATCCTGCTGACCTGGGGGCTCCTGATCGGACTCGGTACGGGCTCCATGGCCCTGGTCTTCGCGGCCACCATCGCCAACACCTGGTTCGCCAAGAGCCGTGGGCTGGTGATCGGGATCCTGACTGCCGGCAGTGCCGCCGGGCAGCTGGTGTTCCTTCCCTTCATTGCCGCCCTGGCCCAGAACCCGGGCTGGCGGGGCGCCTCCTTGCTTATCGCCGCGGGTGCGCTCGCGGTTGTCCCGCTGGTGCTGCGCTGGCTGCGGAACTCACCGGCCGACGTCGGGGTCTTGCCGTACGGCGCCGAGGCACCTGAGGTGAAGGCCGCCGACGCCGGATCACCCGCGACGTCGGCAGGCAAGCCTGACGCTGCGGTTGCGTCGTCTGCTCCGAAGGACTCCGCCAATGCCGCGATCCGTGCCATGCAGGTCCTCAAGCGGGCGGCCAAGGTCCGGACGTTCTGGGCATTGGCCGCAGGCTTCGCCATTTGTGGAGCCACCACCAACGGGCTTATCGGGACACACTTCATACCTTCCGCCCACGATCACGGAATGCCCGAAACCACGGCGGCAGGCTTGTTGGCCGTCGTCGGAATCTTCGACATCGTGGGGACCATCGCATCCGGTTGGCTGACCGACCGCTTCAACCCCAAGATCCTGTTGGCCGTGTACTACCAGTTCCGTGGGATCGGGCTGCTGGTCCTGCCGTTGCTGCTGGGCTCATCCGTAGAGCCGAGCATGATCATCTTCGTAGTGGTGTACGGGCTCGACTGGGTTGCCACCGTGCCTCCGACTGCGGCGATCTGCCGCTCAGTGTTCGGCGCTGACGGTTCCGTGGTGTTCGGCTGGGTGTTCGCTGCCCACCAACTCGGCGCCGCGGCAGCCGCACTCGCCGCCGGCTTCATTCGCGACGCCACCGGGCACTACAACTACGCCTGGCTCGGAGCCGCAGCCATGTGCACAGTGGCCGCAGTCATCAGCGCCACCATTCGTAAGGACGCAGCGAAGAAGGAACCGGTCGCGGTCGCCTGA
- a CDS encoding glycoside hydrolase family 2 TIM barrel-domain containing protein gives MSDASYITDTGPGSGNRLPARSWLHTDAPTLSLNGQWRFRLLPGAPGTPGGRGVLPAGEAIEGIAEETLDDSAWDRIPVPAHWVLEGDGNYGRPIYTNVQFPFPTDAPHVPDDNPTGDYRRSFEVPEHWSAAGKTILRFDGVESRYKVWVNGLEIGVGTGSRLAQEFDVTEAIRPGHNVLAVRVHQWSASSYVEDQDQWWMPGIFRDVTLQARPEKGIDDVWLRTSFANGAGTIDPEITADAAAYPIRLSVPELDVDVVWSSPADVAPVAITAVEPWSAEVPRLYNATVASEGETISLRLGFRTVEIKGDQFLVNGRRVVFHGVNRHETHPDRGRVFDEDFARADLALMKQFNVNAIRTSHYPPHPRLLDIADEMGFWVILECDLETHGFERHGWVGNPSDDPAWREAYVDRMERTMERDKNHPSIVMWSLGNESGTGSNLAAMSAWAHARDTGRPVHYEGDYTGAYTDVYSRMYSSVPETEAIGRDDSGSLLLGCSAAESARQRTKPFILCEYVHAMGNGPGAIDQYEDLVDRFPRLHGGFVWEWRDHGIRTTTADGTEFYAYGGDFGEVVHDGNFVMDGMVLSDSTPSPGLFEYKQIVAPLRLNFSAETHDGGTRRFVSVANLRHTADASDVVLRWRTEVDGLVQVAGELDVVTSAGTPLAAGDTTLIELPEFAGAASGEYWLTVEAALGKDTAWAEAGHVISAAQLDLTETRPLRGPRPLASSERKADIAEGTVSLGPAVFEDGRLASLAGLSVSGPRLELWRAPTDNDAGAGRGSYDLADPWLNNGNGTPAPSMESVWRAAGLDRITARVEKVSADETGVVVHTRYAAADAARWVSVEENWQLSGGELWLRVEIVPSTGWDMIWPRIGVRFDLPGSVDGASWFGAGPRESYPDSMHATLVGRYSAGIDELTVPYAKPQESGHRSAVRSLDLQQAGTPWLKLDAAPDSGGRLPGFTLARHTAQEISAAGHPHELAASQGSYLYLDAAQHGLGSRACGPDVWPDHALRPEARTLTFRITEAG, from the coding sequence ATGTCCGACGCCAGCTACATCACAGACACCGGACCGGGATCCGGGAACCGCCTCCCGGCCCGCTCCTGGCTGCACACAGATGCTCCGACCCTCTCCCTGAATGGACAGTGGCGTTTCCGGCTCCTCCCGGGCGCACCGGGAACCCCGGGCGGCCGCGGTGTCCTCCCTGCGGGCGAGGCAATCGAAGGCATCGCTGAGGAGACCCTGGACGATTCCGCGTGGGACCGGATTCCCGTTCCGGCGCACTGGGTCCTGGAGGGCGACGGTAACTACGGACGGCCCATCTACACCAACGTCCAATTCCCGTTCCCCACTGATGCTCCCCACGTCCCGGACGATAACCCCACAGGCGACTACCGCCGGAGCTTTGAGGTACCGGAACACTGGAGCGCCGCCGGGAAGACAATCCTGCGTTTTGACGGCGTCGAATCCCGGTACAAAGTGTGGGTCAACGGCCTTGAGATCGGCGTTGGCACGGGCAGCCGGCTGGCACAGGAATTTGATGTCACCGAAGCAATCCGTCCAGGACACAATGTGCTCGCGGTCCGCGTTCACCAGTGGTCAGCCTCCAGCTACGTCGAGGACCAGGACCAGTGGTGGATGCCGGGCATCTTTCGGGACGTCACGCTCCAAGCACGTCCGGAAAAGGGCATCGACGACGTCTGGCTGAGGACATCCTTCGCCAATGGCGCGGGCACCATCGACCCCGAAATCACGGCCGATGCAGCCGCCTACCCCATCCGGTTGTCCGTCCCCGAGCTGGACGTCGACGTCGTATGGTCCTCCCCTGCCGACGTCGCCCCGGTGGCGATCACCGCCGTCGAACCCTGGTCCGCGGAGGTTCCGCGTCTGTACAACGCGACGGTGGCAAGCGAAGGCGAGACCATCTCCCTGCGCCTGGGATTCCGCACGGTGGAGATCAAGGGCGACCAGTTCCTGGTGAACGGCCGGCGCGTGGTGTTCCACGGCGTGAACCGCCATGAAACGCATCCGGACCGCGGCAGGGTCTTCGATGAGGACTTCGCCCGGGCCGACCTTGCCCTGATGAAGCAGTTCAACGTCAACGCCATCCGCACCAGCCACTACCCGCCGCACCCCCGTTTGCTGGACATCGCCGACGAGATGGGCTTCTGGGTGATCCTGGAATGCGACTTGGAAACGCATGGCTTCGAACGGCATGGCTGGGTGGGCAATCCCAGCGACGACCCCGCCTGGCGCGAAGCATATGTGGACCGGATGGAGCGCACGATGGAACGGGACAAGAACCACCCGTCCATCGTCATGTGGTCCCTCGGAAACGAGTCCGGCACAGGTTCCAACCTGGCTGCCATGTCCGCATGGGCCCACGCCCGTGACACCGGCCGGCCCGTCCATTACGAAGGCGATTACACCGGCGCTTACACGGATGTCTACTCGCGCATGTACTCCTCCGTTCCTGAGACTGAGGCGATTGGCCGCGACGATTCCGGCTCGCTTTTGCTGGGCTGCTCCGCGGCAGAGTCCGCACGGCAGCGCACCAAACCGTTCATCCTGTGCGAATACGTTCATGCCATGGGCAACGGTCCGGGCGCGATCGACCAATACGAGGACCTGGTGGACCGCTTCCCGCGGCTGCACGGCGGGTTTGTCTGGGAGTGGCGGGACCACGGTATCCGCACCACCACCGCCGATGGCACGGAGTTCTACGCCTACGGCGGCGACTTCGGCGAGGTTGTCCACGACGGCAACTTCGTGATGGACGGCATGGTCCTGTCGGACTCCACGCCGAGCCCGGGGCTCTTTGAGTACAAGCAGATCGTCGCTCCCCTGCGCCTGAATTTCAGTGCGGAGACGCACGACGGCGGCACTCGCCGCTTCGTCTCCGTCGCCAACCTGCGGCACACGGCCGATGCGTCCGACGTCGTGCTGCGCTGGCGCACCGAGGTGGACGGCCTTGTGCAGGTCGCCGGAGAGCTCGACGTCGTCACGTCAGCGGGCACGCCCCTGGCCGCCGGCGATACGACCCTGATCGAACTGCCGGAGTTCGCGGGCGCGGCATCCGGTGAGTACTGGCTCACGGTTGAGGCCGCCCTGGGTAAGGACACTGCGTGGGCCGAGGCCGGGCATGTGATCTCCGCGGCGCAGCTGGATCTGACCGAAACCCGTCCCCTGAGGGGACCCCGTCCCCTGGCATCATCCGAACGTAAAGCCGACATTGCGGAAGGCACCGTCTCGCTGGGCCCCGCCGTCTTCGAGGACGGCCGGTTGGCCTCCCTTGCCGGGCTTTCGGTATCCGGACCGCGGCTGGAGTTGTGGCGGGCACCCACGGATAACGACGCCGGGGCTGGCCGCGGCAGCTACGACCTCGCCGATCCATGGCTCAACAACGGCAACGGAACGCCTGCCCCGTCCATGGAATCAGTGTGGCGTGCTGCTGGCCTGGACCGGATCACCGCCCGGGTTGAGAAGGTTTCCGCCGACGAAACCGGCGTGGTGGTCCACACCCGCTACGCCGCCGCCGACGCCGCCCGTTGGGTCTCTGTGGAGGAGAACTGGCAACTGTCCGGCGGCGAATTGTGGCTTCGTGTGGAGATTGTTCCCAGCACCGGCTGGGACATGATCTGGCCACGCATCGGCGTCCGATTCGATCTGCCGGGCTCCGTGGACGGAGCTTCATGGTTCGGCGCCGGGCCCCGTGAATCGTACCCGGACAGCATGCACGCGACGCTGGTGGGCAGGTATTCGGCAGGCATTGACGAGCTCACGGTGCCCTACGCCAAGCCACAGGAATCGGGTCACCGGAGTGCTGTGCGGTCGCTTGACCTGCAGCAGGCAGGTACTCCTTGGCTGAAACTCGACGCCGCCCCTGACTCCGGTGGCCGCCTGCCGGGCTTCACTCTCGCCCGGCACACGGCACAGGAAATCTCAGCAGCCGGCCACCCGCATGAGTTGGCGGCGAGCCAAGGTAGTTACCTGTACCTCGACGCCGCCCAGCACGGCCTCGGATCCAGGGCTTGCGGACCGGACGTGTGGCCGGACCATGCACTGCGCCCTGAGGCCCGTACCCTGACGTTCCGGATCACCGAAGCGGGCTAG